A window from Canis aureus isolate CA01 chromosome 23, VMU_Caureus_v.1.0, whole genome shotgun sequence encodes these proteins:
- the LOC144295295 gene encoding olfactory receptor 2D3-like — MGEENQTSVAEFIFLGLSQDLQTQILLFVHFLIIYLLTVLGNLLIIILIFMDSRLHTPMYFFLRNLSFTDLCFSTSIIPQVLVHFLVKRKTISFLGCMAQIVVSLLAGCTECALLAVMSYDWYVAVCKPLHYSSIMTQQVCLQLAIRSWASGALVSLMDTTFTFQLPYQGQNIINHYFYELPALLKVASADTYSTEMAIFAMSVDILLAPVCLILVSYWNIISTVIPMQSGEGRLKVFSTCGSHLIVVVFFFGSGMFNYMKPNSKKMNERDKMICVLCSGDSNVEPHNL, encoded by the coding sequence ATGGGAGAGGAAAACCAAACCTCTGTGGCTGAGTTTATTTTCCTGGGCCTTTCACAAGACTTGCAGACCCAGATCCTgctgtttgttcattttctcatcatttatcttttGACTGTGCTTGGGAACCTGCTCATCATCATTCTCATCTTCATGGACTCTCGACTTCACACTCCCATGTACTTTTTTCTTAGAAACCTCTCTTTCACAGATCTCTGTTTCTCTACCAGCATCATCCCTCAAGTGTTGGTCCATTTCCTggtaaagaggaaaacaatttcttttcttgGGTGTATGGCACAGATAGTTGTTTCCCTTCTGGCTGGGTGTACAGAGTGTGCTCTGCTGGCGGTGATGTCTTATGACTGGTACGTGGCTGTCTGCAAGCCCCTGCACTACTCTAGCATCATGACCCAACAGGTGTGTCTCCAGTTGGCCATACGATCCTGGGCCAGTGGAGCACTTGTGTCTCTGATGGATACCACCTTTACTTTCCAACTACCCTATCAAGGGCAGAACATTATTAATCACTACTTTTATGAACTTCCTGCCCTTCTGAAGGTGGCTTCAGCAGATACTTACAGCACAGAAATGGCCATCTTTGCAATGAGCGTGGACATCCTTTTAGCTCCTGTCTGCCTGATTCTGGTTTCCTACTGGAATATTATCTCCACTGTAATCCCGATGcagtctggggaggggaggcttaAGGTTTTCTCTACCTGTGGTTCCCATCTCATTGTTGTTGTCTTCTTCTTTGGCTCAGGAATGTTCAACTACATGAAGCCAAACtccaagaaaatgaatgaaagggaTAAAATGATCTGTGTTCTATGCAGTGGTGACTCCAATGTTGAACCCCATAATTTATAG